From the genome of Cognaticolwellia beringensis, one region includes:
- the gmhB gene encoding D-glycero-beta-D-manno-heptose 1,7-bisphosphate 7-phosphatase, whose product MMDKALFLDRDGIINVDHGYVHKIEDFEFVDGIFDLCQLAAAKGYKIFVITNQAGIARGYYDKPTFEALSQWMVEEFATQGITIAKVYYCPHHPTKGVNEFVMPCTCRKPEPGMIMQAQKEFSISLAQSIFIGDKVSDMQAAANAGIKSRILVDSRYTNESPVEQIEGVIRVNKLNQASQFIK is encoded by the coding sequence ATGATGGATAAAGCACTTTTTTTGGATAGAGATGGCATTATTAACGTTGATCATGGTTATGTACACAAAATTGAAGACTTTGAATTTGTTGATGGCATATTTGACCTGTGCCAGTTAGCAGCAGCGAAAGGATATAAAATATTTGTAATTACTAACCAAGCAGGTATTGCTAGAGGCTATTATGATAAGCCAACATTTGAAGCATTATCTCAATGGATGGTTGAAGAGTTTGCTACCCAAGGTATAACAATTGCTAAAGTATACTATTGTCCGCATCATCCAACGAAAGGGGTAAATGAGTTCGTTATGCCATGTACCTGTCGAAAACCAGAGCCAGGTATGATCATGCAAGCACAAAAGGAGTTTTCTATATCGCTTGCACAAAGCATTTTTATAGGCGACAAAGTCTCTGACATGCAAGCTGCTGCTAATGCAGGCATCAAAAGTAGAATTTTAGTTGATAGCCGCTATACTAATGAATCACCAGTAGAGCAAATTGAAGGTGTAATTCGAGTTAATAAGCTCAATCAGGCTAGTCAATTTATCAAATAA
- a CDS encoding SDR family oxidoreductase encodes MNLNGKTIVVTGGGQGLGRAIALNLAKSGAKLALIDLNEVQLQTTVSLIEEAGSQAKYYLANVTNESEVEATFIKINDDFSGIDGLINNAGILRDGMFVKAKDGVVSKKMSLDQFQSVIDVNLTGVFLCGREAAVHMIEGKRKGVIINMSSIARGGNMGQTNYAASKAGVVAMTVTWARELGRHGIRVGAIAPGVIRTAMTDAMKPEMRQRLESMKPVGRLGEADEIAHTVNYIFENEFFTGRVVEIDGGLCM; translated from the coding sequence ATGAATTTAAACGGTAAAACTATAGTAGTGACTGGCGGCGGACAAGGCCTTGGTCGTGCAATTGCCTTAAACTTGGCAAAATCAGGCGCAAAATTAGCACTTATTGATCTCAATGAAGTGCAATTGCAAACCACCGTTAGCTTGATTGAAGAAGCAGGTTCGCAAGCTAAATACTATTTAGCAAATGTAACTAATGAAAGTGAAGTAGAAGCAACATTTATAAAAATTAATGATGACTTCTCAGGTATCGATGGCTTAATCAACAATGCCGGTATTTTACGTGACGGGATGTTTGTTAAAGCTAAAGATGGCGTTGTAAGTAAAAAAATGTCACTAGATCAATTTCAATCAGTCATTGATGTGAACTTAACTGGCGTATTTTTATGTGGCCGTGAAGCAGCTGTTCACATGATTGAAGGCAAGCGTAAAGGCGTGATCATTAATATGTCATCAATTGCCCGTGGCGGTAATATGGGCCAAACTAATTATGCTGCATCAAAAGCTGGCGTAGTGGCAATGACAGTTACATGGGCAAGAGAGCTTGGCCGCCATGGTATTCGTGTTGGTGCAATTGCACCTGGTGTTATTCGCACAGCAATGACCGATGCAATGAAACCTGAAATGCGTCAACGCTTAGAGAGCATGAAGCCTGTTGGTCGTTTAGGCGAAGCTGATGAAATAGCGCATACTGTTAACTATATCTTCGAAAATGAATTCTTTACTGGTCGTGTGGTGGAAATTGATGGCGGCTTGTGTATGTAG
- a CDS encoding oxidoreductase: protein MLTVPERFTAFRIHKNDKTITSGFEKISLDDLTAGEVVVKVAYSDINYKDALAATGKGRILRTYPLVGGIDLSGVVVSSEDSRFQTGDKVLVCGAQLSELYDGGYSEYARVKADSIVNLPIGMSLRDVMALGTAGYTAALAIQRMEDNGQIPERGPIVVTGATGGVGSFAINMLSNIGYEVIAYTGKTEQEPYLKALGASKLINRHDIEMGTKPLENAQWGGAIDNVGGDTLAWLTRTTNVWGNIASIGLAGGYKLESTVMPFILRGVSLLGINSVEMPLSVRTQGWKRLASDLKPTKLELISPTTIKFADLPQAFDAYVEGSVTGRTVVEIDASLD from the coding sequence ATGTTGACAGTTCCGGAAAGATTTACCGCATTTCGCATTCATAAAAATGATAAAACCATTACCAGTGGCTTTGAAAAAATTAGCCTTGATGATTTAACTGCTGGCGAAGTAGTTGTTAAGGTTGCTTATTCAGACATTAACTATAAAGATGCGCTAGCAGCAACGGGTAAAGGTCGCATTTTAAGAACTTACCCATTAGTCGGCGGCATTGATTTATCAGGCGTTGTCGTTAGCTCAGAAGACTCGCGTTTTCAGACCGGCGATAAAGTGCTAGTTTGTGGCGCGCAATTATCAGAGCTTTATGATGGTGGTTATAGTGAATATGCCCGTGTTAAGGCCGACTCAATCGTTAACTTGCCTATTGGCATGAGTTTACGTGATGTTATGGCGCTAGGCACTGCCGGTTATACTGCGGCGCTTGCGATACAGCGAATGGAAGATAACGGTCAAATACCAGAACGAGGCCCAATTGTTGTTACGGGTGCTACGGGCGGTGTCGGTAGTTTTGCGATTAACATGTTGTCGAATATTGGCTATGAAGTTATTGCCTATACGGGTAAAACAGAACAAGAACCCTATTTAAAAGCGTTGGGAGCAAGCAAGTTAATTAATCGTCATGATATTGAAATGGGTACCAAGCCATTAGAAAATGCCCAATGGGGCGGGGCGATTGATAATGTTGGCGGTGATACTTTAGCTTGGTTAACTCGCACAACAAACGTTTGGGGCAACATTGCTTCGATTGGCTTAGCTGGTGGTTACAAACTTGAATCAACGGTTATGCCTTTTATTTTACGTGGTGTTAGCTTGCTTGGTATTAACTCAGTTGAAATGCCCTTATCGGTTAGAACACAAGGATGGAAGCGCTTAGCTAGCGATTTAAAACCTACTAAGCTCGAACTTATTTCTCCCACCACCATTAAATTCGCTGATTTACCTCAAGCATTTGACGCCTATGTTGAAGGTAGCGTTACTGGACGAACCGTAGTTGAAATTGATGCGAGCCTAGATTAA
- a CDS encoding methylmalonyl-CoA mutase family protein, with translation MNTERYQLKNKIRIVTAASLFDGHDAAINIMRRILQSSGAEVIHLGHDRSVEEVVNTAIQEDANAIAMTSYQGGHNEYFKYMYDLLKERGCEHIRIVGGGGGVILPDEIKMLQDYGITRIYSPDDGRALGLLGMIDDMLERCDFKTGINVKKDDVANLKKGVPLQDKKQAIARLISAAENAPEENKSDLAKIRKIATVSKTPVLGITGTGGAGKSSLVDELIRRFLMASEDSKIAIVSVDPSKRKTGGALLGDRIRMNAVNNDRVYMRSLATRQSNLALSVYVNDTLDILKATDFDLIILETSGIGQSDTEIEEHSDVSLYVMTPEYGAATQLEKIDMLDFADIIALNKFDKRGALDALRDVKKQYKRNRGMFEAGDDEVPVYGTIASQFNDRGMTELYNAVITALNTKAGLTVGDLLSTEGTLANKSSVIPGNRIRYLSEISESNRGYDAWVEKQTTVAQKLYGIHQAIETAKETDTDVSAGLVAQLEALYTHVELDLDPKNKLLLEQWADKVQRYKDPEFKFKVRDKELSIQTHTKSLSGSAIPKISMPKYQGWGDILKWNLQENVPGEFPYTAGLFPFKREGEDPTRMFAGEGGPERTNRRFHYVSKGMPAKRLSTAFDSVTLYGNDPAIRPDIYGKIGNAGVSICCLDDAKKLYSGFDLAHAMTSVSMTINGPAPMLLGFFLNAAIDQQCERFIVENGLEKEVAATIKKIYQGKGCERPTYQGELPEGNDGLGLMLLGVTGDQVLPPEVYKTIKAKTLTLVRGTVQADILKEDQAQNTCIFSTEFALRLMGDVQEYFIDKGVRNFYSVSISGYHIAEAGANPITQLALTLANGFTFVEYYLSRGMDINEFGPNLSFFFSNGIDPEYAVIGRVARRIWSKAMKNKYGANARAQMLKYHIQTSGRSLHAQEIDFNDIRTTLQALYAINDNCNSLHTNAYDEAITTPTEDSVRRAMAIQLIINRELGLSKNENPIQGAFIIEELTDLVEEAVLTEFDRINERGGVLGAMETMYQRGKIQEESMHYEHLKHSGEFPIIGVNTFLSSTGSPTIVPEEVIRATEEEKTYQIEMLASLNKANEAEVQVLLKRLQTAAIKHENIFELMMDACKVCSLGQIVNSLFEAGGQYRRNM, from the coding sequence ATGAATACTGAAAGATATCAGTTAAAAAATAAAATACGTATCGTTACCGCCGCATCATTATTTGATGGTCACGACGCCGCTATTAATATTATGCGCAGAATTTTGCAATCAAGCGGTGCAGAAGTTATTCATCTTGGTCATGACCGCAGCGTTGAAGAAGTGGTTAATACTGCCATTCAAGAAGACGCAAACGCTATTGCGATGACCTCTTATCAAGGTGGCCATAATGAATATTTTAAATATATGTATGACCTGTTAAAAGAGCGTGGTTGTGAGCATATTCGTATAGTAGGTGGCGGTGGGGGTGTAATACTGCCTGACGAAATTAAAATGCTACAAGACTACGGCATTACCCGTATTTACTCACCTGATGATGGCCGCGCGCTTGGCTTGTTAGGTATGATTGATGACATGCTAGAGCGTTGTGATTTTAAAACCGGTATTAATGTTAAAAAAGATGACGTAGCCAACTTAAAGAAAGGCGTGCCTCTACAAGATAAAAAGCAAGCGATTGCCCGTTTAATTTCAGCTGCAGAAAACGCGCCAGAAGAAAACAAAAGCGACCTGGCTAAAATACGTAAAATTGCCACAGTAAGTAAAACGCCAGTATTAGGTATCACCGGTACCGGTGGTGCAGGTAAATCGTCATTAGTTGATGAATTGATCCGCCGCTTTTTAATGGCGTCAGAAGATAGCAAAATTGCGATTGTCTCGGTTGACCCGTCAAAGCGTAAAACCGGCGGGGCATTATTAGGTGACCGTATACGTATGAATGCGGTAAATAATGACCGTGTTTACATGCGATCGCTAGCAACACGCCAGTCAAATTTAGCCTTGTCTGTATATGTAAATGACACACTAGACATTTTAAAAGCGACTGACTTTGATTTAATTATTTTAGAAACCTCAGGTATTGGTCAGTCAGACACCGAAATTGAAGAGCATTCTGATGTTTCATTATATGTGATGACACCAGAATACGGTGCCGCTACCCAACTTGAAAAAATAGATATGTTAGATTTTGCTGACATTATCGCGTTAAATAAATTTGATAAACGTGGTGCTTTAGATGCATTACGTGACGTGAAAAAACAATACAAACGCAACCGTGGCATGTTTGAAGCCGGCGATGATGAAGTTCCTGTATACGGCACTATTGCGTCACAATTTAATGACCGTGGTATGACCGAACTATACAACGCGGTGATCACCGCGTTAAATACTAAAGCAGGCTTAACCGTTGGTGATCTCTTATCTACTGAAGGCACGTTAGCGAATAAGAGTAGTGTTATTCCAGGTAACCGTATTCGTTACTTATCTGAAATATCAGAAAGTAACCGTGGTTACGATGCTTGGGTAGAGAAGCAAACTACGGTGGCACAAAAGCTTTATGGCATTCATCAAGCCATTGAAACAGCAAAAGAAACTGACACAGATGTGTCAGCAGGTTTAGTTGCTCAACTTGAAGCATTATATACCCATGTTGAGCTTGATTTAGATCCAAAAAACAAACTATTACTAGAGCAATGGGCAGATAAAGTTCAGCGTTATAAAGACCCTGAATTTAAATTTAAAGTGCGTGATAAAGAGCTTTCAATCCAAACGCATACCAAATCGTTGTCGGGTAGTGCTATTCCAAAAATCAGCATGCCTAAATACCAAGGCTGGGGTGACATTCTAAAATGGAACCTACAAGAAAACGTACCGGGTGAATTTCCATATACCGCCGGTTTGTTCCCATTCAAGCGTGAAGGTGAAGACCCAACAAGAATGTTCGCAGGTGAAGGTGGCCCGGAACGTACTAACCGTCGTTTTCATTATGTCTCTAAAGGTATGCCAGCAAAACGTTTATCGACAGCATTCGATTCAGTAACTTTATACGGAAACGATCCTGCTATTCGTCCTGATATTTACGGGAAAATTGGTAACGCCGGTGTTTCAATTTGTTGTTTAGATGACGCTAAAAAACTTTATTCTGGTTTTGACTTAGCACATGCCATGACTTCAGTCTCAATGACGATTAATGGTCCAGCACCGATGCTTTTAGGCTTCTTTTTGAATGCGGCGATAGATCAACAGTGTGAACGCTTTATTGTTGAAAATGGTTTAGAAAAAGAAGTGGCTGCCACAATTAAAAAGATCTACCAAGGCAAAGGTTGTGAACGTCCAACTTATCAAGGCGAATTGCCTGAAGGTAACGACGGTTTAGGCTTGATGTTATTGGGTGTTACGGGCGATCAAGTGTTGCCACCTGAAGTATACAAAACGATAAAAGCGAAAACATTAACCTTGGTTCGCGGTACAGTACAAGCGGATATCTTAAAAGAAGATCAAGCCCAAAATACCTGTATTTTCTCCACTGAATTTGCATTGCGCTTAATGGGCGATGTGCAAGAGTACTTTATTGATAAAGGCGTACGTAACTTCTACTCAGTGTCAATTTCTGGCTACCATATTGCAGAAGCTGGCGCGAACCCGATCACTCAATTGGCGTTAACTTTAGCGAATGGCTTTACGTTTGTAGAATATTACTTAAGCCGAGGTATGGACATCAACGAGTTTGGTCCAAACTTATCGTTTTTCTTCTCAAACGGTATTGACCCAGAATATGCGGTAATTGGCCGAGTGGCTCGTCGTATATGGTCAAAAGCGATGAAGAATAAATACGGCGCTAATGCCCGTGCCCAAATGTTGAAATACCATATTCAAACCTCTGGTCGTTCATTGCATGCACAAGAAATTGATTTCAATGACATTCGCACTACCTTGCAAGCGCTTTACGCAATCAACGATAACTGTAACTCATTGCATACCAATGCTTACGATGAAGCGATTACTACACCGACTGAAGACAGTGTTCGTCGTGCGATGGCGATTCAATTAATTATCAACCGTGAGTTAGGTTTGTCTAAAAATGAAAACCCTATTCAAGGCGCCTTTATTATTGAAGAGTTAACTGATTTAGTCGAAGAAGCGGTATTAACTGAGTTTGATAGAATCAACGAACGTGGCGGTGTACTGGGCGCGATGGAAACTATGTACCAGCGTGGCAAAATTCAAGAAGAAAGTATGCATTACGAGCACTTAAAACATTCAGGTGAGTTCCCTATTATTGGTGTTAATACCTTCTTAAGTTCAACCGGGTCACCAACAATTGTGCCGGAAGAAGTTATTCGTGCAACAGAAGAAGAAAAGACTTATCAAATTGAGATGTTAGCGAGTTTAAATAAAGCCAATGAAGCGGAAGTACAAGTGCTGCTTAAACGTTTACAAACAGCGGCAATTAAACATGAAAACATTTTTGAACTGATGATGGATGCTTGTAAGGTTTGTTCATTAGGTCAAATTGTTAATTCATTATTTGAAGCTGGCGGTCAATACCGCCGCAACATGTAA
- a CDS encoding acyl-CoA dehydrogenase C-terminal domain-containing protein, producing the protein MSNYQAPMRDMQFLLHEVFNAEKLWTTMPAVAELIDKDTADAILSEGAKLTAGVIAPLNRNSDEQGATWSNGEVTTPDGFAKAYQLYCEGGWGSLSGDPEHGGMGMPKMLQSFVEEMTQSASISFALYPMLTAGASLALSAHASEEMKQTYLENMYSGKWAGTMCLTEPHAGSDLGIMTAKAEALDDGSFALSGTKIFITGGEQDLTENIIHLVLAKIPGAPEGPRGISMFVVPKFLLNNDGSLGARNTVTCGSIEHKMGIKGSATCVMNFDTATGFLVGEENKGLNYMFTMMNYERLGMGIQGVGAAETSYQQAAEYAIERIQGRSATGVKSADKKADSLIVHPDVRKMLLTMRAFNEGGRCFSTYVAKQLDIVKFSADETEKQQAEALVALLTPVAKAFMTDMAYESCNLGQMVFGGHGYVREWGQEQLVRDVRIAQIYEGTNGIQALDLLGRKVVANKGKFLDVYFAEITTFIEQQANNQELTGFIAPLAGALEKLKAITVVIIAENADDKNMVGASATDYLAAFGLLSYAYMWALMAEQASKQSEHDFYQAKLYVGHFFIERLLPRIDGHIHAIEAGSKTLMEMPEGLFNYNH; encoded by the coding sequence ATGAGTAATTACCAAGCGCCAATGCGCGATATGCAATTTTTATTGCATGAAGTTTTTAATGCTGAAAAATTATGGACAACCATGCCAGCTGTTGCTGAGCTAATTGATAAAGACACTGCCGATGCGATTTTATCGGAGGGCGCAAAGTTAACCGCTGGTGTTATCGCGCCCTTGAATCGAAACAGTGATGAACAAGGTGCTACTTGGTCAAACGGTGAGGTGACAACACCTGACGGTTTTGCCAAAGCTTATCAACTTTACTGTGAAGGTGGTTGGGGCTCGTTAAGTGGCGACCCTGAACATGGTGGCATGGGAATGCCTAAAATGTTGCAATCGTTTGTTGAAGAAATGACACAATCGGCTTCTATTTCATTTGCGCTTTACCCAATGTTGACGGCGGGCGCGAGTTTGGCGCTTAGTGCTCATGCTAGCGAAGAAATGAAGCAAACTTACTTAGAAAATATGTATTCGGGCAAGTGGGCTGGCACCATGTGCTTAACCGAGCCTCATGCCGGTAGTGATTTAGGTATAATGACGGCAAAAGCAGAAGCGCTAGACGATGGCAGTTTTGCTTTATCCGGCACTAAAATATTTATCACGGGTGGCGAGCAAGACTTAACTGAAAATATTATTCATTTAGTCTTAGCGAAAATACCGGGTGCGCCAGAAGGTCCTCGCGGTATTTCTATGTTTGTGGTACCTAAGTTTTTATTAAATAATGATGGCAGCTTAGGCGCTAGAAATACCGTTACTTGTGGCTCAATTGAACACAAAATGGGCATTAAAGGCTCAGCAACTTGTGTGATGAACTTTGATACCGCTACAGGCTTTTTAGTTGGCGAAGAAAACAAAGGCTTAAATTACATGTTCACGATGATGAACTATGAACGTTTAGGCATGGGTATTCAAGGCGTTGGTGCGGCTGAAACCTCATATCAACAAGCGGCAGAATACGCCATTGAACGTATTCAAGGCCGCAGCGCTACAGGTGTTAAATCAGCGGATAAAAAAGCCGACTCGCTTATTGTTCACCCTGATGTTAGAAAGATGCTGCTAACTATGCGAGCATTTAACGAAGGTGGCCGCTGTTTTTCTACGTATGTTGCTAAACAACTCGATATTGTTAAATTTTCTGCTGATGAAACTGAAAAACAGCAAGCCGAAGCATTAGTTGCATTATTAACGCCGGTTGCTAAAGCGTTTATGACCGATATGGCTTATGAAAGCTGTAACTTAGGGCAAATGGTTTTTGGTGGTCATGGTTATGTGCGCGAATGGGGGCAAGAGCAGCTGGTTCGTGATGTTCGTATCGCCCAAATTTATGAAGGCACTAATGGCATTCAGGCCTTGGACTTATTGGGCCGCAAAGTGGTTGCCAATAAGGGCAAGTTTCTTGATGTTTATTTTGCAGAAATCACAACATTTATTGAACAACAGGCCAATAATCAAGAGCTCACTGGTTTTATTGCGCCTTTAGCGGGGGCTTTAGAAAAGTTAAAAGCGATCACTGTAGTCATTATTGCCGAAAATGCTGATGATAAAAATATGGTTGGTGCCTCTGCAACTGATTATTTAGCCGCCTTTGGTTTGCTTAGCTATGCCTACATGTGGGCTTTGATGGCTGAGCAAGCATCAAAGCAATCAGAGCATGATTTTTATCAAGCAAAACTGTATGTTGGACATTTTTTCATTGAACGATTATTACCCAGAATTGACGGTCATATTCATGCGATTGAAGCCGGTAGTAAAACGTTGATGGAGATGCCAGAAGGTTTATTTAACTATAATCATTAA
- a CDS encoding enoyl-CoA hydratase/isomerase family protein: MSPVIFSEIKTKNNKRIAFAELNAPKSLNALNMSMFVLLHKQLLAWQSNDEIAMVIIQGAGDKAFCAGGDVVSLCHVLKEERENSANIESNYLTQTSASIINDETIIASFGHEFFSLEYQVDQLIHEFTKPILVWGDGYIMGGGIGLFAGASHKVVTEKTLLAMPEITIGLYPDVGASWFLNKMPNNIGLFLGMTGAIFNAADALNIGLANVGINSSFKNDVIADLSNIDWQSNNENYDLLDQALSKFVQQSEQAFKSMLSNIVEHQAVITQLTHFDNGADIYQAILALETDNDWLQRAQGKLRKGSPLSAIITYQHLIMSRDLTLAECFAADINLSLRCCQYPELSEGVRALLIDKDKSPRWTYENINDIPAELLTWFFTPLKNLSK, from the coding sequence ATGTCACCGGTAATATTTAGCGAAATAAAGACAAAAAATAATAAGCGCATTGCATTTGCAGAATTAAATGCCCCAAAATCGCTTAATGCTCTTAACATGAGTATGTTTGTGTTATTGCATAAGCAACTACTGGCATGGCAAAGCAATGATGAAATTGCCATGGTAATTATTCAAGGGGCTGGAGATAAAGCCTTTTGCGCTGGTGGTGATGTTGTTAGCTTATGCCATGTGCTTAAAGAGGAAAGAGAAAATAGCGCTAACATTGAGTCGAATTACTTAACACAAACATCGGCTAGTATAATCAATGACGAAACTATTATTGCATCTTTTGGGCATGAGTTTTTCTCACTAGAGTATCAAGTAGATCAACTGATACACGAATTTACTAAACCCATTTTAGTTTGGGGTGACGGGTATATCATGGGCGGTGGTATTGGCTTATTTGCTGGTGCGAGTCATAAAGTGGTTACCGAAAAAACCTTGCTAGCCATGCCCGAAATCACGATAGGTTTATATCCCGATGTTGGTGCAAGTTGGTTTCTTAATAAAATGCCTAATAATATCGGGCTATTTTTAGGTATGACGGGCGCAATTTTTAATGCGGCAGACGCGTTAAACATTGGTTTAGCTAATGTTGGCATTAACAGTAGCTTTAAAAATGATGTAATAGCAGACCTGAGTAATATTGATTGGCAAAGTAATAACGAAAACTATGACTTGCTTGATCAAGCATTGAGTAAGTTTGTTCAACAAAGTGAGCAAGCATTCAAATCAATGCTATCTAACATAGTCGAGCATCAAGCGGTGATTACACAATTAACCCATTTTGATAATGGCGCAGATATCTATCAAGCTATTTTAGCCCTAGAAACTGATAATGACTGGTTACAGCGAGCACAAGGTAAGCTGAGAAAAGGTAGCCCGCTTTCGGCGATAATAACCTATCAACATTTAATAATGAGTAGAGATCTCACTTTAGCAGAATGCTTTGCCGCTGATATCAACTTAAGTTTACGTTGTTGTCAGTATCCAGAATTAAGTGAAGGCGTTCGGGCACTGCTGATAGATAAAGATAAAAGTCCGCGCTGGACCTATGAAAACATTAACGATATTCCCGCAGAATTACTGACTTGGTTTTTTACCCCTTTAAAAAACCTAAGCAAATAA